A genome region from Chryseobacterium sp. G0186 includes the following:
- a CDS encoding response regulator transcription factor produces MSKILSNTVRFSIADSDFYFKKIMIKTLMENPFYMLLNDCNNGHELVNRIYRRQEDVFVIELFMPVLSGIEAIKYIRKNNTETPIVTYSGTYQEDMAEILSRIPNIYYCQKKSNTIKDIIKGSIASDEFDYAAYSKEWEQQPLAVQEYMDRQKKGQEELSPSEIQLMRFCYEGFSNKEIAEKLNLSTRTIDTYINRLTEKLGLKTKLHLIRFCVENGYYNSSM; encoded by the coding sequence ATGAGTAAAATATTATCTAATACCGTGCGTTTCTCAATAGCAGACAGTGATTTTTATTTTAAAAAAATAATGATCAAAACGCTGATGGAAAATCCTTTCTACATGCTTCTGAACGATTGTAATAACGGCCACGAGCTTGTTAACAGAATTTACAGAAGACAGGAAGATGTATTCGTTATAGAGCTGTTTATGCCGGTATTGAGTGGAATTGAAGCCATCAAGTACATTAGAAAAAACAATACAGAAACCCCTATTGTAACCTATTCCGGGACCTACCAGGAGGATATGGCAGAAATTCTTTCAAGAATTCCTAATATATACTATTGCCAGAAGAAAAGTAATACCATTAAGGATATTATTAAAGGAAGCATTGCTTCTGATGAGTTTGACTATGCAGCTTACTCTAAGGAATGGGAACAACAACCGCTTGCCGTACAGGAGTATATGGACAGGCAAAAGAAAGGGCAGGAAGAACTTTCTCCATCAGAAATACAGCTGATGAGATTCTGCTACGAGGGCTTCAGTAATAAGGAAATTGCAGAGAAACTCAATCTGAGTACAAGAACAATTGACACCTACATCAATCGACTGACGGAGAAACTGGGTCTGAAGACAAAGCTTCATCTTATTCGTTTTTGTGTAGAAAATGGATATTACAATTCCAGTATGTAA
- a CDS encoding ribonuclease E/G — translation MKKELIVSHEDDLTKIALLEDGRLCELHEQEDKSDFIVGDLFIGKVKKLAPNLNAAFVNIGYDKDAFLHYQDLGPQYLTYRKFLKDTISKKQSTSSLKNFEIQPEIDKNGTVDKVIAKDDLVLLQITKEPISTKGPRISTQISLTGRFLVLIPFDNKVSISKKIRSAEEKERLRTLIDSIKPEGFGVIIRTVAEGKKVADLHNDMNQLVQKWESTFKNIQKNKVPSKVLSEEDKASAILRDNFNQDFVSIICDDEQMVNEMANYVEVIAPEKKNIVQFYDSHIPLLEYYNVEKQLKQSFGKHVNIPSSKGAYLVIEHTEALHVVDVNSGNNITTGTAVNKEHALKVNKMAATEIARQLRLRDMGGIIVIDFIDMPNSDHRRDLYEHLKEEMKRDKARHKILPPSKFGLIQITRQRNRPEKQIETKEENPNKDGEIVAPIVIVERMGETLRNILQKEKGKIYLHVHPFVEAYLTKGIHSIQMKWFIKYKKWVTVVPRDSFKYLEYKIYNSKKEELIEFSN, via the coding sequence ATGAAGAAAGAACTAATAGTTTCGCATGAAGATGATCTTACAAAGATTGCACTGCTAGAAGACGGAAGACTATGTGAACTTCATGAACAAGAGGACAAAAGCGATTTTATAGTTGGAGATCTGTTTATAGGAAAAGTAAAAAAACTGGCACCCAACCTGAATGCAGCATTCGTAAATATCGGATATGACAAGGATGCTTTTTTGCATTATCAGGACTTAGGACCACAGTATCTTACTTACAGAAAGTTTTTAAAAGATACTATTTCTAAAAAGCAAAGCACTTCAAGCTTAAAAAATTTCGAGATACAACCCGAAATAGACAAAAACGGAACGGTAGACAAAGTAATTGCCAAGGACGATCTTGTTCTTCTGCAAATTACCAAGGAACCCATCTCTACCAAAGGCCCTAGAATATCTACCCAGATTTCACTTACAGGACGTTTCCTGGTTTTAATTCCCTTCGACAACAAAGTTTCTATTTCCAAAAAAATAAGAAGCGCTGAAGAAAAAGAAAGACTGAGAACCCTTATTGACAGTATTAAGCCTGAAGGTTTCGGGGTGATCATCAGAACAGTGGCCGAGGGAAAAAAAGTAGCAGACCTTCATAATGACATGAACCAGCTGGTTCAGAAATGGGAAAGCACTTTTAAAAATATCCAAAAAAACAAAGTTCCATCAAAAGTTTTAAGCGAAGAAGATAAAGCTTCAGCTATTTTAAGAGACAATTTCAATCAGGATTTCGTGAGTATCATCTGTGATGATGAGCAAATGGTTAACGAAATGGCCAATTACGTTGAAGTAATTGCTCCTGAAAAGAAAAATATCGTCCAGTTTTATGATTCCCATATTCCTCTTCTGGAATATTACAACGTTGAAAAACAGCTTAAACAGAGCTTCGGAAAACACGTAAACATTCCAAGTTCAAAAGGCGCTTATCTTGTTATTGAACACACAGAAGCACTTCACGTCGTTGACGTTAACTCCGGAAATAACATTACCACCGGAACCGCTGTGAATAAAGAGCATGCATTGAAGGTGAATAAAATGGCAGCCACCGAGATTGCCAGACAACTCCGCCTCCGCGATATGGGAGGAATCATTGTGATTGACTTCATCGACATGCCCAACTCTGATCACAGAAGAGATCTCTATGAGCATTTAAAAGAGGAAATGAAGCGTGACAAAGCCCGTCACAAAATTCTTCCTCCAAGTAAATTCGGTCTGATCCAGATCACCAGACAAAGAAATCGTCCGGAAAAACAGATCGAAACCAAAGAAGAAAACCCGAACAAAGATGGAGAAATTGTAGCTCCAATTGTTATCGTGGAAAGAATGGGTGAAACTTTAAGAAACATACTGCAGAAAGAAAAAGGAAAAATTTATCTGCACGTACATCCATTTGTAGAAGCTTATTTAACAAAAGGCATCCACAGCATCCAAATGAAATGGTTTATCAAATACAAAAAATGGGTAACCGTTGTTCCAAGGGATTCTTTTAAATATTTAGAATACAAAATCTACAATTCTAAAAAAGAAGAATTGATAGAATTTTCTAATTAA
- the tssR gene encoding type VI secretion system protein TssR domain-containing protein, with protein sequence MKNKFPLAAYYIGLSVLLTSCQVKLPSKRTPEPSQYGQVDNSPVVNGYPKKAVPWIVISDRSRNTAYLDKDDEKSYKEVKFLEPLMVLKHRDGMVKVAEYVPDALMKKVSSKSVKTYGWIPESELLLWNNSLKSERTGYPVRVAVVPNNSEVIKSAERYYKNDSIMVFNSPSLIETANVKIPNGQMVYVYKQAENNKRFLVGKKPSVDIDSIGKGLYGWVSSNVISTWGERSAVKLKNTTGISESELGIHEGYPGGSGSDAENKTAILLTDVNKRKPLENIFPVTLALNETPTPNSKTKYFTNILDYSKNYVFNVLGEPIYFDRYREITDRDKNINIVFALDVSAGNAPYAPIVKSLLQDLQLRFEKPSYFNNIKYGVVLYKNNPCGNNLSVSNLSTDYSKITTFIDQKTNEMNCNSTSGYQPVGEALSAAGNLLSNVPDETNIVVTVGTSANQSGNMYSVIGSLTQAQARLIMFQTSARSSDTYNDFVLMAENVVTNTAKNIAELKKQKIINQSDVLTKNNFSLVEGDAGFFSLAYPKQSMSQGFVIFPKKGDVATPGFLKKSVDSLIAQVTLDNQNVDKSLNEYFHSSVGAGKTDVDLKYKYLYPGLTNPVSAGIAAQLINYGNPFLVKGYIPKELKEYTPGIEKGILISEAEYDNLKAFYTEVYKNTGAERADFNQARAVKEYVRLLKKYNPTIKFLDKGDLYELPMSYAIGISTGFDLSEEELMAKYKLKGWKKSKIVPNETVRTYFRHYKDLAERMLTHRNNPAVKIQQNGQTFYWLNEYFTPTRLPTEAPEYTKH encoded by the coding sequence ATGAAAAATAAATTTCCTCTAGCAGCATATTACATAGGATTATCAGTATTGTTGACGAGTTGCCAGGTAAAGCTTCCGTCCAAGAGAACTCCAGAGCCATCCCAATATGGGCAGGTAGATAATTCACCGGTAGTCAATGGCTATCCTAAAAAAGCAGTTCCATGGATTGTTATTTCAGACAGATCAAGAAATACAGCTTACCTGGATAAAGATGATGAAAAATCATACAAAGAAGTGAAATTCTTAGAACCCTTGATGGTTTTAAAACATAGAGACGGAATGGTAAAGGTAGCGGAATATGTTCCGGATGCCTTAATGAAAAAAGTTTCGTCAAAATCCGTTAAAACATACGGATGGATCCCTGAATCTGAACTATTGCTATGGAACAACTCTTTAAAAAGTGAGAGAACAGGATATCCTGTAAGAGTGGCAGTAGTACCTAACAACAGTGAAGTCATTAAAAGTGCCGAAAGATACTATAAAAATGACTCCATCATGGTGTTCAACTCACCAAGTCTTATTGAAACAGCCAATGTTAAGATTCCTAACGGCCAGATGGTATATGTTTACAAGCAGGCAGAGAACAACAAAAGATTCTTAGTAGGTAAAAAACCATCTGTTGATATAGACAGTATCGGTAAAGGCCTTTACGGATGGGTAAGTTCCAATGTGATCTCTACATGGGGAGAACGTTCAGCTGTGAAACTTAAGAATACAACAGGAATTAGCGAATCTGAATTAGGAATTCACGAAGGATACCCTGGAGGATCAGGTTCTGACGCTGAAAACAAAACAGCAATTCTTCTTACAGATGTTAATAAAAGAAAGCCGTTGGAAAATATTTTCCCTGTAACACTGGCTTTAAACGAAACTCCAACTCCGAATTCCAAGACAAAGTATTTTACCAATATCCTGGATTACAGTAAAAACTATGTGTTTAATGTGTTGGGAGAACCTATCTATTTCGACCGTTACAGAGAGATCACAGATAGAGATAAAAATATTAATATCGTATTTGCATTAGATGTAAGCGCAGGAAATGCTCCTTATGCTCCTATTGTAAAATCATTATTACAGGATCTGCAGCTTAGATTTGAAAAACCATCTTATTTTAACAACATCAAATACGGTGTGGTCTTATATAAAAACAACCCTTGTGGAAATAACCTTTCCGTATCTAACCTAAGTACTGATTATAGTAAAATAACAACATTTATTGATCAGAAGACCAATGAAATGAACTGTAACAGCACCAGTGGTTATCAGCCCGTAGGAGAGGCTCTTTCTGCAGCAGGAAATCTTCTTTCCAATGTTCCGGATGAAACCAATATTGTAGTGACTGTAGGGACGTCTGCTAACCAAAGCGGAAATATGTACAGTGTGATTGGTTCCCTTACTCAGGCTCAGGCAAGACTCATCATGTTCCAGACAAGTGCAAGATCTTCAGATACCTATAATGACTTCGTATTGATGGCAGAAAATGTTGTTACCAATACAGCCAAAAATATTGCTGAACTTAAAAAACAAAAGATCATCAACCAGTCAGATGTTCTTACCAAGAACAACTTCAGTCTGGTAGAGGGAGATGCAGGATTCTTCTCATTGGCTTATCCTAAACAGAGTATGTCTCAGGGATTTGTTATTTTCCCTAAAAAAGGAGATGTAGCGACACCAGGATTCCTGAAAAAATCTGTTGACAGTCTTATTGCACAGGTTACTTTAGACAATCAGAATGTAGATAAATCACTTAATGAATATTTCCACTCCTCTGTAGGGGCAGGAAAGACAGATGTTGATTTAAAATATAAATATCTGTACCCAGGGCTTACCAACCCGGTTTCTGCAGGGATTGCTGCCCAGTTGATCAACTATGGAAACCCGTTCCTGGTAAAAGGATACATTCCAAAAGAATTGAAAGAGTATACTCCCGGGATAGAAAAGGGAATCCTTATTTCTGAAGCCGAGTATGATAACTTAAAGGCCTTCTACACAGAAGTATATAAAAATACAGGTGCCGAAAGAGCAGACTTTAACCAGGCAAGAGCCGTAAAGGAATATGTAAGACTATTGAAGAAATACAATCCTACCATCAAATTCCTTGATAAAGGAGATCTTTATGAATTGCCAATGTCATATGCGATCGGAATAAGTACAGGATTTGACCTTTCCGAAGAAGAGCTGATGGCTAAGTATAAGCTGAAAGGATGGAAAAAATCTAAGATTGTTCCTAATGAAACTGTAAGAACTTATTTCCGTCACTACAAAGATCTGGCAGAAAGAATGCTTACCCACAGAAATAACCCTGCGGTGAAGATTCAGCAAAACGGACAGACATTCTATTGGCTTAACGAGTATTTTACTCCTACAAGACTTCCAACAGAAGCGCCGGAATATACCAAACATTAA
- a CDS encoding T9SS type A sorting domain-containing protein translates to MTKNLFLVLLFAVQTAFAQIISKDPNFANNGIYTMPGNLTWSMVQNSNNEIYFTHNLNVGTGINVTGSYLSKLTANGITDANFGVNGTVQLPNNSYLNEIKIQPDGKLVIFGFTNTESIAISRILPNGQFDPAFGTNGTTIITSFIPDQDYASYGIILQNDKILVHAIKSIQNQHVIMRLNTNGSLDTTFGSNGYATTQGNIAGRTFVRTDNQSNIICFNSNGGFIQKFTPNGQPLTSFGNNGVVPLLDSNGFGYGSTSTILVDTNNKILFSLSSDDKILRINQDGTFDTTFNYHSNTNSGLNGGAWIQSIAEKDGSYYVGGAGNLTNLISKLTQNGSVDPLFNDYLQTDSDVEQMFISDNNIMIRGNGYIVKYLLNNATLSTADIKKVNDHISFENPIKQNLVYQSKEKVSKIEVYSLDGKFLKTIKNSGLPVSDLPKGIYIAKVSFENGSGTIRKLIKN, encoded by the coding sequence ATGACAAAAAATTTATTTCTAGTGCTGCTTTTTGCGGTACAAACTGCTTTTGCACAGATTATTTCCAAGGATCCGAATTTTGCAAACAACGGAATCTACACAATGCCCGGAAACCTCACATGGTCAATGGTCCAAAACTCCAATAACGAGATTTATTTTACTCATAATTTGAATGTTGGCACCGGCATTAATGTAACAGGATCTTACTTATCAAAACTTACAGCCAATGGGATTACAGACGCAAATTTCGGAGTTAATGGAACTGTTCAATTGCCTAACAACAGTTATCTGAATGAAATTAAAATACAGCCAGATGGGAAATTGGTGATTTTTGGTTTTACGAATACAGAATCAATAGCAATATCAAGAATACTCCCAAACGGTCAGTTTGATCCTGCTTTCGGAACCAATGGCACTACAATCATCACTTCTTTTATTCCTGACCAAGACTACGCTTCTTATGGAATTATTTTACAGAATGATAAAATACTTGTTCACGCGATCAAATCTATTCAGAATCAGCATGTAATTATGAGACTTAATACGAACGGAAGCCTGGATACCACTTTTGGCAGCAATGGCTATGCAACCACACAGGGAAACATTGCAGGCAGAACATTTGTACGAACAGACAATCAATCTAATATTATCTGTTTCAATAGTAATGGTGGATTTATTCAAAAATTTACTCCAAACGGGCAACCATTAACAAGCTTTGGAAATAATGGTGTGGTACCATTGCTTGATTCGAATGGCTTTGGCTATGGCAGTACCAGTACTATACTTGTTGATACCAATAATAAAATTCTTTTCTCACTTAGTTCAGATGATAAGATCCTAAGAATCAATCAAGATGGAACTTTTGATACTACATTTAATTATCATTCAAATACAAATTCCGGATTGAATGGAGGGGCATGGATCCAAAGTATTGCAGAGAAAGATGGCTCGTACTATGTTGGAGGAGCCGGTAATTTAACTAATTTAATTTCAAAGCTTACTCAAAATGGTTCAGTAGATCCTCTTTTTAATGATTATTTACAAACAGATTCCGATGTAGAGCAAATGTTTATCAGTGATAACAATATCATGATAAGAGGAAACGGATATATTGTAAAGTATCTGCTTAATAATGCTACATTATCCACAGCAGATATCAAAAAGGTTAATGATCATATTTCCTTCGAGAACCCTATTAAGCAAAACCTGGTTTACCAATCGAAAGAGAAAGTAAGTAAGATTGAAGTTTATTCTCTTGACGGAAAATTTTTAAAGACCATAAAGAATTCCGGTTTACCTGTTTCAGATTTGCCTAAAGGTATTTATATAGCTAAAGTCAGCTTTGAAAACGGAAGCGGTACCATAAGAAAGCTTATTAAGAATTAA
- a CDS encoding type VI secretion system transmembrane protein TssO, with the protein MQGHITLSKKERHYQFFYLILMLVTALLFLGIIFLKGFESPFSDEDVRGIQNLEQKAEFEQHQKVIMPIMDSTYAMITKLTDETPQPFVENNIFVGVNDLNGYFKGYDIVDVRKDAYPQIAKFYKMYYEDKKVISTTSEDIKRFEKQVEECRIGFKDKQDKLYQRESALKARTQ; encoded by the coding sequence ATGCAAGGACACATTACACTATCTAAGAAAGAAAGGCATTATCAGTTTTTTTATTTAATACTGATGCTTGTGACGGCCCTATTGTTTTTAGGGATTATCTTTTTAAAAGGTTTTGAATCCCCATTTTCTGATGAAGACGTAAGAGGAATTCAGAATCTTGAACAGAAAGCAGAGTTTGAACAACACCAAAAAGTAATCATGCCCATCATGGACAGTACTTACGCTATGATTACTAAGCTTACCGATGAGACTCCACAGCCTTTTGTGGAAAATAATATCTTTGTAGGCGTTAACGACCTTAATGGCTATTTTAAAGGCTATGATATTGTTGACGTCCGAAAAGACGCCTATCCACAGATTGCTAAATTTTATAAGATGTATTATGAAGATAAAAAGGTAATCTCAACGACCTCAGAAGACATCAAAAGATTTGAAAAACAGGTTGAAGAATGCAGAATAGGCTTTAAGGATAAACAGGATAAGCTTTATCAGCGCGAAAGTGCTCTGAAAGCTCGTACTCAGTAA
- the tssO gene encoding type VI secretion system TssO, giving the protein MSSNREKKLNKSDVRTGIWKFILSFAVLSVVSFGCLYLFFKSYDIQREGITREAENYKELMQRSDLLKEHIDEIYSRMTQLDMNKVENDVFLRTSIMDNVRNAKSIMGKDSIGSFKHYATLMKQIEPMINLKTKIIGVEYKKKTVLRDLAECMGKVGRANNELRKDPTRNFTGGRRR; this is encoded by the coding sequence ATGTCTTCGAACAGGGAAAAAAAATTGAACAAATCTGACGTCAGAACGGGCATTTGGAAGTTTATCCTTTCATTTGCTGTATTGTCTGTGGTATCCTTTGGTTGTCTATATCTCTTCTTCAAGAGTTATGATATACAGCGAGAAGGGATTACCAGAGAAGCTGAAAACTACAAGGAACTGATGCAACGAAGTGACTTGCTGAAGGAACACATAGACGAGATTTATAGCAGAATGACTCAGCTTGATATGAACAAGGTAGAGAATGATGTTTTTCTCAGAACCAGTATCATGGATAATGTGAGGAACGCTAAAAGCATCATGGGCAAAGACAGTATCGGAAGTTTTAAGCATTATGCCACTCTAATGAAACAGATAGAACCTATGATCAATCTGAAAACAAAGATTATAGGGGTAGAGTATAAAAAGAAAACCGTACTCAGAGACCTGGCGGAATGTATGGGTAAAGTGGGAAGAGCAAATAATGAACTTAGAAAGGATCCTACAAGAAACTTTACAGGAGGTAGAAGAAGATAA
- a CDS encoding type VI secretion system Vgr family protein, protein MKTESQTRGSSFRPSQNADGISENHHAGINRLVKLSLVVEGKIIKYYKHFTLKQKASNHHEFSLTLAHDALGGRQSHTLEEANKFLGKRLTVVISYKDIEQSPERNFVGIITKVGFSQEKMSLGNIVLSGYSPTILLDGAPHIQSFGGTQPVNMGIIAEEVIKQGIDKSRFDIRVDANDYSQIIYSSQYNETHYNYLARMAEAYGEQFYYDGEVLHFGKLPQQNKPIKLIYGSNADDIRVELKAVHTKPQYYGYNSSKNEKLTSGETPVSHLGDLAKTAYGHNEKIYKTPALQVAPIKASTHLDVENSQRSTSGSEAVSVFSVSGSTTVPFLHPGCVVDIHMRKPDSNETSYFTKVMVTDVVHEIDTIGHYKGSFESIAADTGFLPKPDFTLPIAQPQIATVIANADPEGQGRVQVRFDWQMNDTTHFVRVMSPDAGGTDQITQNRGYVAIPEIGDQVMVNFVHSHPDRPFVMGGMFHGGIGLGGGADNRVKSIQTRSGHRIVFTEDESIIITDKSGNEIHLDTTGSNINITAPETMTLNCRNMNINVGENMTTTVGMNKSNSIGMNNTESVGAMKMTSVVGDASMFITGKLTEMIDGDVHSETKKERNEVSEKDMNIQSSKFVHKHAQEEVQNNSGEKSKSH, encoded by the coding sequence ATGAAAACCGAATCACAAACAAGAGGTTCTTCATTCCGGCCATCACAAAATGCAGACGGAATATCAGAAAACCACCATGCAGGCATTAACCGGCTGGTCAAACTTTCACTGGTGGTAGAGGGTAAAATCATCAAGTACTACAAGCATTTCACCCTTAAGCAAAAAGCAAGTAACCACCATGAATTCAGCCTTACCCTTGCCCATGACGCATTAGGAGGCAGGCAGAGCCATACCCTTGAAGAAGCCAATAAATTCTTAGGAAAACGCCTTACTGTGGTTATTTCCTATAAAGATATTGAACAAAGCCCTGAAAGAAATTTTGTAGGAATCATTACCAAGGTAGGATTCAGTCAGGAAAAAATGAGCCTTGGAAACATTGTTCTTTCCGGCTATAGTCCAACCATATTGTTGGATGGTGCTCCTCATATTCAAAGCTTTGGAGGAACGCAGCCTGTCAATATGGGGATCATTGCTGAGGAGGTAATTAAGCAGGGAATAGATAAAAGTCGTTTTGATATAAGAGTAGATGCCAATGATTACTCCCAGATTATCTACAGCAGCCAATACAACGAGACCCATTATAATTACCTTGCCAGAATGGCTGAGGCCTACGGTGAACAATTCTATTATGATGGAGAAGTATTACACTTCGGGAAACTTCCACAGCAGAATAAGCCTATAAAGCTGATCTACGGAAGCAATGCTGATGATATCAGGGTAGAATTAAAAGCAGTTCATACAAAGCCACAATACTACGGATATAACAGCAGTAAAAATGAAAAATTAACATCCGGAGAAACACCCGTTAGTCATTTAGGAGATCTTGCTAAAACAGCCTACGGGCATAACGAAAAAATATATAAAACTCCGGCTCTTCAGGTAGCCCCGATTAAGGCGTCTACCCATTTGGATGTTGAAAACTCTCAAAGAAGTACCTCAGGTAGTGAAGCGGTGAGTGTATTTTCAGTTTCCGGTTCCACTACCGTACCTTTCTTACATCCCGGATGTGTCGTAGATATTCACATGAGAAAACCGGACAGCAATGAAACATCTTACTTTACGAAAGTTATGGTGACTGATGTTGTTCATGAAATTGATACCATAGGACACTACAAAGGAAGTTTTGAATCCATTGCTGCCGATACAGGATTTTTACCTAAACCCGATTTTACCTTACCTATAGCTCAGCCACAGATTGCAACGGTAATAGCCAATGCCGATCCAGAGGGGCAAGGGAGAGTTCAGGTAAGATTCGATTGGCAGATGAATGATACCACCCACTTTGTAAGGGTAATGAGTCCGGACGCCGGAGGAACCGATCAAATTACTCAAAACCGAGGATATGTAGCAATTCCTGAAATAGGAGACCAGGTAATGGTTAATTTTGTTCACAGCCATCCTGATCGTCCCTTTGTAATGGGAGGAATGTTTCATGGAGGAATAGGACTGGGAGGAGGAGCAGACAATCGTGTAAAATCCATTCAGACCAGAAGTGGGCACAGAATTGTTTTCACAGAAGATGAAAGTATCATCATCACCGATAAAAGCGGTAATGAAATTCATTTAGATACTACAGGAAGTAACATCAACATAACTGCACCGGAAACAATGACCCTGAACTGTAGGAATATGAACATTAATGTGGGAGAAAACATGACGACAACAGTAGGTATGAATAAATCAAACAGCATTGGCATGAACAATACGGAAAGTGTAGGAGCTATGAAGATGACCTCTGTAGTTGGGGATGCAAGCATGTTTATTACCGGTAAGCTTACAGAAATGATTGATGGTGATGTTCACAGCGAAACAAAAAAGGAAAGAAATGAAGTCAGTGAAAAAGACATGAATATTCAATCCAGCAAATTTGTTCACAAACATGCCCAGGAAGAAGTACAAAACAATAGTGGTGAAAAATCA
- the tssD gene encoding type VI secretion system tube protein TssD — MAERNSRGILKFNNGEGQKLLKMNYSVSRSTDVSGRVASDPSNALIKVTVEATEKSDILESLLNGKYKPTVGEITFNKSHEEGTLITLNWQNGYVIQHQVDFDAIDSNSMLISFVISAETIGYGTSEYAGLWPTS, encoded by the coding sequence ATGGCAGAAAGAAATTCGAGAGGAATCTTAAAATTCAACAACGGAGAAGGGCAGAAATTATTAAAGATGAACTACAGCGTATCCAGATCTACAGATGTATCAGGACGTGTAGCATCAGACCCTTCCAATGCATTGATCAAGGTTACAGTAGAAGCTACTGAAAAATCTGATATTCTTGAAAGCTTGCTAAACGGAAAATATAAGCCTACAGTAGGAGAGATTACTTTTAATAAGTCTCACGAAGAAGGGACACTAATCACTTTGAACTGGCAAAATGGATACGTAATCCAACATCAGGTTGATTTTGATGCTATCGACAGCAACAGTATGTTGATCAGCTTCGTCATCAGTGCTGAAACGATCGGGTATGGTACTTCTGAGTATGCAGGACTTTGGCCAACTAGCTAA
- a CDS encoding PKD domain-containing protein translates to MNYFQKNKKNIIIGVIATLLIAALVVLWLQKKVIHSADDIVGVVYPSSLSVGDTLLFEDKTQFAKTKRWNFGDGTTSDKNSGIHFYNKPGYYQVSLIVDNKYTKSFPVMVSARSVKQPKDSVKAKTTIEAPTQAMQNENVQFRAVSEASQFAWKFGETGNTDNKDKLAIYSYKKPGDYLVTLYTEETQEPIYHHIKILPAYNSLEQEEVSVEDSYAKIDNDFKYHLQQIANGNSFNMHYNYLLKTYLCNNENTVVKVNESKVNNFYMYCAGLQFDKNTVIQTVKVNLDDTQNCVTKVDINQSK, encoded by the coding sequence ATGAATTATTTTCAAAAGAACAAAAAGAACATTATTATCGGTGTTATTGCAACATTGCTCATTGCAGCACTCGTTGTACTGTGGCTGCAGAAAAAAGTAATCCATTCTGCTGATGATATTGTTGGGGTGGTTTATCCATCTTCACTGTCGGTAGGGGATACCCTTTTATTTGAAGATAAAACCCAGTTTGCAAAAACCAAAAGATGGAATTTCGGAGATGGGACAACTTCTGATAAAAACAGTGGAATCCACTTTTATAATAAGCCGGGATATTACCAGGTAAGTTTGATCGTTGACAACAAATACACAAAATCTTTTCCGGTAATGGTATCTGCCAGAAGCGTTAAGCAGCCGAAAGACAGTGTAAAGGCTAAAACTACCATCGAAGCACCTACACAGGCGATGCAGAATGAAAACGTACAGTTCCGTGCCGTTTCTGAAGCTTCACAGTTTGCATGGAAGTTCGGAGAAACAGGAAATACTGATAATAAAGACAAATTGGCGATCTATTCTTATAAAAAGCCAGGAGATTATTTAGTGACTCTGTACACAGAAGAAACTCAGGAACCTATCTACCATCACATTAAAATTCTTCCGGCCTATAACTCTCTTGAACAAGAGGAAGTATCGGTAGAAGATTCTTATGCAAAAATTGATAACGACTTTAAATATCACCTGCAGCAGATTGCCAATGGAAACAGTTTCAATATGCATTACAATTATCTGTTGAAAACTTATCTGTGTAACAATGAAAATACAGTTGTAAAGGTGAATGAAAGTAAAGTGAATAACTTCTACATGTATTGTGCCGGTCTTCAGTTCGATAAAAATACTGTGATCCAAACTGTAAAGGTAAATTTAGATGATACACAAAACTGTGTAACGAAAGTAGATATAAACCAAAGCAAATAA
- a CDS encoding HU family DNA-binding protein: protein MTKAELVNTISNKLGTEKNETQKVVEAFMQEIRTSMYNGDNVYLRGFGSFIIKTRAAKTGRNISKNTAIEIPAHNIPAFKPSKSFVEKVKTKVAVK from the coding sequence ATGACAAAGGCAGAATTGGTAAACACCATCTCAAATAAGTTGGGAACAGAAAAGAATGAGACACAGAAAGTTGTAGAAGCTTTTATGCAGGAGATCAGAACTTCTATGTATAATGGGGATAACGTTTATCTGAGAGGTTTTGGTTCTTTTATCATTAAAACAAGAGCTGCTAAAACAGGAAGAAATATTTCTAAGAACACTGCAATTGAGATTCCTGCTCATAACATTCCTGCTTTCAAACCTTCAAAATCTTTTGTAGAGAAAGTAAAAACGAAAGTTGCAGTAAAATAA